The DNA window AAGGATGACTTCCCACCGGCTCCGCAGTCATGCGAGATTATTGATTTGGAGTTGCATTCTTTTCGGTGCATGTCGGTGGagaattttctattttttaagAAATCCTGCAGTTCGTGCCCCAGGTTCTCTTCCTGCTTCTCATGTTCGGCTACATGTGCTTCATGATGTTCTACAAGTGGGTCAAGTACAGTCCAACCACAGACGTGGAGGCCGACACTCCTGTATGTGCGCCCTCGGTCCTGATTATGTTCATCGACATGGTGCGTTTCAAGACGGAGACGGATCCATCAGGCCATCCAATCGAATATATCCTTAGTACCATCTCCCACACGGCCTCATATCTTCGTCTCTGGGCCTTGTCCTTAGCTCATGCCCGTAAGAATCTGCCAAGTCAGTAATTGATTTCGTTACTTCATGAAGATCTTATTTCAGAGCTCTCGGAGGTGCTGTGGACTATGGTGCTGGCGATGGGACTTCAGATGAACGGCTACATGGGCGCCATTGGGCTGTTTTTCATCTTCGCCGTTTGGAAGTTTATCACCATCGCTATCATGGACATGATGGAGGGTCTTTCCGCCTTCCTGGACACATTGCGCTTGGGTGGAGTTCATGAGCAAGTTCTATGTGGGAAACGGATATCCATTCCgtagaatataattttatcatAGCAGAATATCCATTCCGCTTCAAAGATATTTTGATCGTCGTCGAAGATGATTAGATGAATCATTAGGAGAGCCATAGTGGTTCCCTCCTGAAAAaggtttaattaaaaaagcatTACCAAATACTATTAAGCGCTTTATTTGTCAAATTATTTGGACAACGCAGCAATATCAAGgatttttaaaattctttttgcaAGATGAAGTATTAATTGGGACCTTATTTTCCAATGGACTTGTGGCGATTGTTCaaatgttatttgtttttatggaCTTGCATTGCAGAAATGTTGGATTTCAAATCTTCGACTGTGgaaaaaaaccaataaaatgaataacaattaaaaacattttcttgTAAGGTTTTTGTAACTTATATTAGTTACTTACGTTAGGTAGTGTATGATCTGACTTAGAACTTGGTTATCATAAGCCATAAGACTTCTGGGTGGTGTTAAGAAATTCCTCACGGCTGTCCTGGTGCGGATTTCTTGCCTTTCTTTGTTAATGCTTTCATCTTGTTCAAAGTGCTTTTCATTTTATCCAACAACTTCCTCTTTTTAGCAACAACCGCTTTAAGTAATGCAACTGCGAGGCTCTACAATAATATCAATATGCAATTGTATTTTAACTAAAAATGTTTCCTTTTTTATCTTACCAATTCGGCCACAGATTTCCCAATGTTAGCAGGTAGTTTGTCAGCTTCCTGATTCTCATCTTGCTTACGAGCCATTTTGGATTACGATTTACAATATTTAACGACTCCTTTCCTTACTCACAGCAGAAATTGTAATTCGTTTCCAGTTCTGgcgaaaattattttttgacGTACAAAATGGCAGCCAACTTAGTGCTGGAAAACAGCAGATAGGTCGATGACGATAGCAACTACCTAACTTTCTGCACACTTATTGGTAAAAGATCTGTTGATGAGCGCGCTATTTAAATTTACACCAgtttgaaataattattttctaGTCAAAAAACACCGATACTCCAATAGTTTCTAAATCTtaaattggcagaaaattatttatatattatatgtatataacatAACTTTGGGCGATCGACTCTGACTCTGGGCTTGTGAATCTGATCATGAATATAAATATCTACTTCTACATGTTTCACACCATTCAGCGAATCTAATATACCCGTTACTCTATGAGTATAACTGAAAGCTTTGACGtgatttgtttaaaaaaatggTTCGTAACACTAAGCTTTGTGTGAGAAACcttctttatttaaaaaaattagacGGGTTAGATTTCTCTTGGATGAAAACGACACTTTTGTTCCCTAACTTCTAACAAACCGTGACCGCCAGCGGGGATGCAAAAGAACATGGCCTCCGCAGAGTTACCCCAACCTTATTGGGTCATCTCATGGTTCATTGATAAGCACGGCATTCCAAGCCACGGCCCACTTGTATGTGGGTTTGGGTTACGTTGGTGGTTCATTGCAAGAAGGTCATCATATTGAGGGCAGCGCTCAGCGGAAAATTCTTGCGGATGGCAGCGAAAGCAGATGGAAATGGTCGAGTGGGGAGTTTATTAGAGGTAGTCACTGTGAAAATCCGGTCAGTTGTGGAGCCATCGAGCAACGGGCAGGTCTCCGGTCTTGGTCTTTCCATTCGTAATTCTGGATTAAAACATGTGGCATTTGTGTTTGGTTCTTTTGGGACTGGCGGTAGTGTGCTTTGCGGATACCCTGGTTCAGCTCCATGTGAATCGCCCTTACAACGATGTAAACGAAAAGTTTGTCAGCTTCGCCGTTCGTCCGGAGGATCTGTACGATGCCCTGGATGGTAAGAACCGCAAGGCGGTGACCAATTTGGCCAATCTGCTGGGAGATGCGCACATAAAGTTTGTGGGAGATTTCTACTTCGCCAGTAAAGCGCCAACTAGGCTGCGAAATCCCACAAAGATCATTTGGAAGGGATTCAATCGGTGGTCGCGGTAAGTTGGGGGTGATGGCTTCTCCGCCGTTCTCTGATCATCTATCTGACTTTATATTTCGAAGGGCCGTAAACTGGACTATGATCATCCCGGTGCCTTATGCGCCCGATGAGTGGGACTCCATGCATACGCTGAAGATCCTGAACACTTCCTATATGGTTGGCATCACCGACTGCATCTGGCAGTTGGGCACAGACTTTGGCACCTCCAGGGCCAAGGACTACGTCCAGGAACTTCGAACTCTCAAACTGATGACGGATACTTTCAAACCGTATGTGGACGACTGGCAACTAATGGGAGCGGACATTTCTGCTGGAAGCAGTGCTGATGAGACCAAGAGATACGTAGATATGTCCAAGGATCTGAACACGGCATTTGGATGGACGCAGTAAGTAGTGAGATTGGAAGTGAATGTATTTACGAACATTATAGAAGCTTAAGATGTTAATtcttaataattattttgttcCAACTGTAGACCCGCGAACATGCTGCCCAAATCAAGTCTGGGAAGCTACTTGTACGACAGCGATCCTGCCCTGCGAACCCTTCAGCAACAGCGCGTTCCCTTGTGGCTGACTTTGCCGGAGGAGCGATCCTCGCAGAGATTGGTGGGCGACGAGACCACGGATGCCTTGCGGTGGGCCCAAACTATGGGAGATGCAGCCGCTAGTGGATTCGATGTGATATTTAAGCGGATGAACTTGGTGGACTTCGAGCGACCAAACTTCAGTCTGTATGTAACTGCTCTGTTCAAGAAGGTCATGGGATCAAGGGTGTTCCCAGCCCGACCTCTGAACGCCTTCGCTCCGAGCAACAAGCTGTATACCCATTGTGCAAATGCCGTATCCGGAGGATTGGCTTTCATGGTGGTCAATACGGAGGAACAGCCAACAACGATTACTGTGAAGAGTACCAGTAGTTTGAGCAGTAGCGAGATTTGGCAGTATGTGCTGACTGGCCATGATCAAAGGGTCCAGCTGAATAATGTCCGCTTGCACTTGAACACCACTTTGCGTCCTCTGATCAAACCCATTGATCCAACAAAGCCACTGCAACTGATCACGCCCAGCATGTCGGTGAGTTTCTGGGTGCTGCCCGATGTCAATCTGGAACACTGCCAGTTCACGGAGATCGAGGCAGGCGATTCGAGTGGGGAGTCCTCCAAGGAGAAGCGCCGATCATCCCGCTATAGTTCCGCCGATCGGTTACTCCAACGATTGATCGAGGAAACTGCAGTTGCCCGAGGCTCGGTGCAGAGTTCCATCAATCGCAATCGGAGATTTGTCGTTGATAAGGAGGAAACGCCACAGACCATGCTAGATCGACTACTGGACCATTTCAAGGATGACGGTCCGCTGAAGAGGGATGTGGTCGATGAAGCAGACAAGTCCAAAGATCAGGATATTAAACCTCATAAAGCTCTCGCCTGGCTGTATCAAGTGCTCGAGCAAACCCGTGACATGGGCAAAAAGCGGGAGAGACGCGACACATCCAGCTATTCCGGGCCATTCTTCTACAATCGCCAGGGTAAGAAGACAGCATTGACCAAGAAGATTACTGAGATCCGGAAGCCGGAAAAGAAGAACAAGCCCCTTTTCGACTTCGATGAGTTCGATGAGGAGAAGTTCTTCAAGCGCATTGGAGAGAAATCCGAGGAAACACCAACTTACACACGGCTTCCAGAGGGTGATGTCCACCTGAAGCACATCGAGACTGTGGATGGGGAGGTGGAAAACGAAGAGGAAGTTGAGCGGGAGGTACCAAAAAAGCGCAGGACCAAGTCCAAGAGTCAGCTTAAGATCATTCAAAGGGAGGACAAGGAGGATGAACAGGAGCAGGAACCGGAGCAAACAGAAGGGCGTCCCAAGTTGCGTCTACTGCCCACGGAGTTCTTTGAGGCCCTACCGGCTCCCAAGCAGAACAAGCGATTAAATCTGGGAGCCACCTTGAACTCACTGCTATTTCCGGAACCCTTTTCCAGCAAGGCCACCATGGCCAAGGCTAGTCTGTCCCAAAAAACCAAGTCTGTTGAAGAGCCCGAGGAGGATGTGCAACCGGTACCAAGTGCCAGAAGGCGTCACTCCAGGCTAGGTCACGTGGCCAACGACTTTTTGCAGGCCCAAAAAGAGCTCGGAAAGCATTTCCTCAGCCACATCAACGAGCATGAACACGAGTTTTCTCTAGGAGATGAGGGCATGCGTGAAAGTTCGCTGGAGACGGCAAATATCGGTAGGAAGTCCCTCACACAGGACCTTTTCGGAGGAAAGAAGGCAACGCCTACTCTTCAGTCTAAACTGCCTCAGAAGCCAGCCGATGAGGGTATCACCTCCTGGTGGGATTTGCCAGCTATGAGAAGGCGTCGTGCCGTACCTAACACCAATTCCCTGGCTGAACTGCCCTCCAATGCCATAGACAAGGCCGATCGCGATGAGATGATGCCGCTGGGAAGGTACACCTACTACGAGTACAAGACGGACCACGAGGCAGAGAAGGATGCCAGCCAGCCCAAGGAGGAAAAGGAATCCAAGATCATGAGGATCAGCAGCAAGAATTCGCTGTCCTCTGGTCGTAGTCTGACTAGCCTCTCCGAAAGCCTCGTGAGCACTGTGAAATCGAAGGTATCTCGCTTCATCAACATCATATCCAACCATATGAACGAATGGTACAACACCTTAACCAAGCACTTGCAAACGGATGCGGAAACCCAACGACCCCGCCGACAAAACAGCATTGAGAAGTAAAAGGATTTATCTTACCATATGAACTTGTTTAAGCTGTCACCATTAAAACCTaatgtaaatatgtatttatgttcAAGCATTATTGCATTCAAAGGAATTATATTTGAGCGATAATTCTGGGGgaattatatttttcaaatataaaaGCTATACACAGGACTAAGGCAACGAACTAGACGGGCTTAGACTAAGCTTGTTTTAGATTGTTGAGCATTCTCAATTGTACTTGTGAAAATGTCATCTCTATAATAAAATGGAATATACAAAGTATTGCAGCAGTTTTCTATTGGAATAGAATTGAATAGAGATATCTCAGTTAATGATATAAACACattaaatagaaaataaaatagattttaatCTGACTTGTTTATACAATTACCTGCAGTACTTTATATAGTAATAAAGTCTTGGTTATTAAAAAAGTTAGTTACTAACCATTATTATTTTCTACATAATTTCAAGCTCATTATTCGAGCTGCATAACTAGAAAAGAAACTTTGGGAAGCCCCCGACAGGTGGCGTTCTAGACACACTTTCTCTGAATCCACTCCCCAGATCTTTCTCTTACCATTGGTAACTATGTGGTTTTGCTCCCTCTCTGCTCGCTCTTTCGCTGCGAGTGAACCGTGCATGAAGACGGTCCCAAAGAGGAGCCCGGAAAGCCGCTTGGCTAACCTGTTGTTACCATGGCTATAAGTGCAATAACAAAATCAGCGCGACCACGGCATTACCAAACCGGTGGAGACGATCGCGCATTCTCCGCAGCCTCGGCTTTATAATCGGAATTCCGACTTCAGTCTCCGATTAGTCGTTCAAGGCGAAGGTTGTGGCACTAACTCTTGGATCCACCCATTCCGTTTCTCATCGCAGATATAGTCCAAAGTGCAGGTCAGCAGAAGTTGGAATAAATTATAGATCAGCCAACAGCCAAAACAGGTGAGTTTGCACTAAAATCTCGTCTCTGACTTGCAAAAGTTGGGAACAAAAGCCGAAAACGGGTCACTTCTAGACTTTTTCATACATCTAAAGATCTTGTTTCTTTTCGAAACTGCATTGTAGGGCGCGGTTCGGGGGGTTCTTAAATGGTGCATGCAAGCGTAACCAGAGCCAGTCTTCGAGTCTTGAGGAAAGCTCTTGGAAATCTTTGTGACGTGGACGGTGGGGGAAAAATCCAAGCAGAGAAGAAAAAACCAGAAACTCAAAACGACATGAAACTTCAGACTTTCTTTCTTTCGTTCAACCTTCTTTCGTTTGGGCTGTCAATGAACTTGGTTGAGTGTTACTTTTTTTTCGGCGTTTCATCATAATAAGCCATAATTACGCACATGTTTGAAAGTGAAAGTGTAAGTTTTCTCAACAGTTTTCGAAATTGATTTATTGACAGCCATCGATAAACGATTTGAGTTGTGAAAACCTTCGCCGACTAACCAATATccccaaaacccaaaaacaaacTCGTTTTGTTAAGCCCTAAGACAATCGTCTGTCTGGCTTTCGCAGCCTCGGTTATTATATAATCTGATTTGCATGTTGACACCGATATATACACCTCGCATATTTGTAGGATGGGTTTAATCTTCGGTTGGCTGTCGACCGAGCACTATATGCGCGACATCTTCCTCATGACTTCAGTGGCCGCCATAGTGGCCACCCTGATGAGCATTCGGTTCTATCTGCGCATCACGGCGGGACGATGTTTCACCGAGGTAACGAACGCACCTCATCCAATCCCAGTAACCATGCTATCCAAAAACCAAGCCCCAGAATCGCGACACGACTCGAATAATTCGCACTTTATATGGCTGTTGCTCCCACTTCCGCTGCGAATTCTTTTCAGATCTTTTAGATGGGGtgccatatacatacaaatgAATAGTTTACAAAAACAGTATTCAATACGACCTTAGGCTTATTAATCGGTCAGAacttttacaaattttgtatatTCATATGAATGCGAACTACTCAGATAAACATTACCGTTCCATAATTGAAAATGGTACAGAAAATGGTATGGAAAAACCCCATATAATTAAACCGATTCTGTAGCATGTCAAGCATTCCGACTATGGAAATCTTTTAACTATATATGAAATCACCGCTAGGAAAACTTAACGTGTTTCAATCTTGTTATTACATTGGTCAGTTGTGACGCGTCGACTTAATTACAGCTTAAATTAGATACCTTCCGAGAGGCGAGATACGTCACAGCTCTGAGCTACGATTACCACCTGACCGAACACATTGTTCGTATCCCACAAAACATCTAAGCTTCGGTATCTCGGTTACAATCTGCGAGATCGCTTACCTCTGATTCACAGAAAGCTCTCAGCACTCGAATGGCAATTAAGCGACCCGTTAATGGGTCTGAAAACTAAGATAGCTTCCGTTCCAGACGAACTGCGATTACTGTGACTGTCACCAAGCGCCAACTAATTACTATTGTAAACATATTTCCGAACCGCCCTCGTCCAATTTTGCGATCGCAGCGCCGTATTATATGATTAACCTCCGACATTGATTACAGACAAAGATGGAAGGCAAGACAGTCATTATCACAGGCGCCAACAGCGGAATTGGCAAGGAGACGGCCAAGGATCTGGCAGGACGTGGAGCCCGCATCATCATGGCCTGCAGGAACCTGGAGACTGCCAATGCAGTGAAGGGTAAGTGGGTCAAGACAATATATTACATTATCATATTACATATGAtcttttatattaaatacttaaGTTGTTATTACTTATCATAAGAAAAGTATCTTAAAATATGTTGGCGTTGCAGTAGACACGCTTATATTTATTACTAACGGCATTTTGTCATTAATTGTTGATTTCCCACAGATGAGATTGTCAAGGAGACGAAGAACAACAAGATCCTAGTCAAGAAACTGGATCTGGGCTCCCAGAAGTCCGTCCGTGAGTTCGCCGCTGACATTGTGAAGTCCGAGCCCAAGATCGATGTGCTGATCCACAATGCCGGCATGGCTCTGGCCTTCCGCGGACAGACGAGTGAGGATGGCGTGGAGCTGACCATGGCCACCAATCACTATGGACCCTTCCTGCTGACGCATCTGCTCATCGATGTACTGAAGAAGAGCGCGCCGGCTCGCATTGTCATCGTAGCCTCGGAGCTGTACCGCCTGTCGTCGGTTAACCTGGCCAAGCTCAATCCCATCGGCACCTTCCCGGCTGCCTACTTATACTACGTGTCCAAGTTTGCGAACATCTACTTCGCCCGGGAGCTGGCCAAGCGCCTGGAGGGCACCAAGGTTACAGTGAATTTCCTGCATCCCGGCATGATCGACTCGGGCATTTGGCGCAACGTACCCTTCCCCCTCAACTTGCCCATGATGGCCATCACCAAGGGATTCTTCAAGACCACCAAGGCCGGCGCCCAGACGACTATCTATTTGGCCACATCCGATGAGGTGGCCAATGTGTCTGGAAAATACTTCATGGACTGCAAGGAGGCCACCCTCAATGCTGCTGCCCTCGACGAGGAGAAGGGTCTTAAGATCTGGGAGGAGTCCGTGAAGATTGTCAAGCTTACGCCCCAGGATCCCAAGATCTAGACAAGTGTCTGCCAACGCACAATTTACTGATTTACTTGTTCTTTAGGGGAGAGTTTACTGTAGCCTAAGTTTTCtcaataaaaatgattttgtataattaaacGATGCTCGTTTTCAAAATGATATTTTTGCTGTCAGAAAAAAAGCAGATAAAATCCCTgactatatatattacaaaGATTTTGATTGTTATATCCGTTACTCGTGAGTagaagggtatactagattcgttgaaaagtatgtaacataaagtatatatattccttatcaagatcaatagccgagtcgatcttgCCATGTctgtatgaacgtcgagatctcaggaagctagaaggttgagattaagcCTAAAGATTCTAAGGACAAGTttttgacccatgttgccacgcccactctaacgcccacacgCCGAACAAAACTGGCATACCctcacttttgaaaaatgtatcgatattttttttacatttttatttgtcttgtaaatttctgtCGATTTGCCACGCCCtttctaacgccctaaagccacCAAACCGGTTACGCCCACTCTCtggaacaattttaaaatttttgtctcattttatttcctattttctatcgatattccagaaaaattttgaaatttcgcGTCTGATAGACGCGGAACTCGACCATAGCATTCTTTCTtgctttttatatattttgctattatttatataagttAAATCAAAACTTCTTTAGTCCTGTTTTTAATGAGGTATGTGTATATAACTACAGCAACAGTTAAGAATATCTTTTAATATGAGTACTTTTTCCTTATAATCATagtaataatcataataatcaTTACAGATAAGCCAAACAGGTTCACCCTAAAAATTAACAGCCTCTGTAAGCTATAACAGCACGTTCTGTTAAAAGCTGatgtaataataattttaagtaTGGTCTAGAAATTATCTGAATTTGGGATAATTGTTTTAATTCAGCTGATATCCATCCTGGATACTCCGTTTCAAATTTGTTTCATGAGAATTGTCGAAAACGACAAATCACAGCGCCAATCGGGTGAAGCAAGGTAACCCGATACAAATGGAGAGGGGAGCAGAATCGGGGAAAGGccgaaaaattctcacacaAAGTTATGTCGGACTCGCTCACCTGTTGAGGAGGACCAAGGGGGTGGATGGCAGGAGGACTCCCGGGGGACTCCGCCGACATGCATAATCTGATAAAATTGCAGTCGCATCCTTTGCGCGCTGTCACCACGCCTGTTTCAGCAGA is part of the Drosophila sechellia strain sech25 chromosome 3R, ASM438219v1, whole genome shotgun sequence genome and encodes:
- the LOC6613761 gene encoding uncharacterized protein LOC6613761, producing MWHLCLVLLGLAVVCFADTLVQLHVNRPYNDVNEKFVSFAVRPEDLYDALDGKNRKAVTNLANLLGDAHIKFVGDFYFASKAPTRLRNPTKIIWKGFNRWSRAVNWTMIIPVPYAPDEWDSMHTLKILNTSYMVGITDCIWQLGTDFGTSRAKDYVQELRTLKLMTDTFKPYVDDWQLMGADISAGSSADETKRYVDMSKDLNTAFGWTQPANMLPKSSLGSYLYDSDPALRTLQQQRVPLWLTLPEERSSQRLVGDETTDALRWAQTMGDAAASGFDVIFKRMNLVDFERPNFSLYVTALFKKVMGSRVFPARPLNAFAPSNKLYTHCANAVSGGLAFMVVNTEEQPTTITVKSTSSLSSSEIWQYVLTGHDQRVQLNNVRLHLNTTLRPLIKPIDPTKPLQLITPSMSVSFWVLPDVNLEHCQFTEIEAGDSSGESSKEKRRSSRYSSADRLLQRLIEETAVARGSVQSSINRNRRFVVDKEETPQTMLDRLLDHFKDDGPLKRDVVDEADKSKDQDIKPHKALAWLYQVLEQTRDMGKKRERRDTSSYSGPFFYNRQGKKTALTKKITEIRKPEKKNKPLFDFDEFDEEKFFKRIGEKSEETPTYTRLPEGDVHLKHIETVDGEVENEEEVEREVPKKRRTKSKSQLKIIQREDKEDEQEQEPEQTEGRPKLRLLPTEFFEALPAPKQNKRLNLGATLNSLLFPEPFSSKATMAKASLSQKTKSVEEPEEDVQPVPSARRRHSRLGHVANDFLQAQKELGKHFLSHINEHEHEFSLGDEGMRESSLETANIGRKSLTQDLFGGKKATPTLQSKLPQKPADEGITSWWDLPAMRRRRAVPNTNSLAELPSNAIDKADRDEMMPLGRYTYYEYKTDHEAEKDASQPKEEKESKIMRISSKNSLSSGRSLTSLSESLVSTVKSKVSRFINIISNHMNEWYNTLTKHLQTDAETQRPRRQNSIEK
- the LOC6613763 gene encoding retinol dehydrogenase 14 isoform X1; the protein is MGLIFGWLSTEHYMRDIFLMTSVAAIVATLMSIRFYLRITAGRCFTETKMEGKTVIITGANSGIGKETAKDLAGRGARIIMACRNLETANAVKDEIVKETKNNKILVKKLDLGSQKSVREFAADIVKSEPKIDVLIHNAGMALAFRGQTSEDGVELTMATNHYGPFLLTHLLIDVLKKSAPARIVIVASELYRLSSVNLAKLNPIGTFPAAYLYYVSKFANIYFARELAKRLEGTKVTVNFLHPGMIDSGIWRNVPFPLNLPMMAITKGFFKTTKAGAQTTIYLATSDEVANVSGKYFMDCKEATLNAAALDEEKGLKIWEESVKIVKLTPQDPKI
- the LOC6613763 gene encoding retinol dehydrogenase 14 isoform X2 — translated: MEGKTVIITGANSGIGKETAKDLAGRGARIIMACRNLETANAVKDEIVKETKNNKILVKKLDLGSQKSVREFAADIVKSEPKIDVLIHNAGMALAFRGQTSEDGVELTMATNHYGPFLLTHLLIDVLKKSAPARIVIVASELYRLSSVNLAKLNPIGTFPAAYLYYVSKFANIYFARELAKRLEGTKVTVNFLHPGMIDSGIWRNVPFPLNLPMMAITKGFFKTTKAGAQTTIYLATSDEVANVSGKYFMDCKEATLNAAALDEEKGLKIWEESVKIVKLTPQDPKI